A single Klebsiella variicola DNA region contains:
- a CDS encoding short chain dehydrogenase produces MKIIVIGASGTIGRAVSEELSQRHDVIRVGRTRRDYQVDITSQESVEALFAQTGEVDAIVSTTGNLHFGPLSTMTDSQFNLGLQDKLLGQIRLALIGQHFLRDGGSITLVSGIVAQEPIAQGVNATTVNAGLEGFVRAAACELPRGIRINLISPTVLSESLAAYGDFFPGFASVPAAAVAQAYRRSIEGVQTGRIYPVGY; encoded by the coding sequence ATGAAAATTATCGTTATCGGTGCCAGCGGCACCATCGGTCGCGCGGTCAGCGAAGAGCTGAGCCAGAGACATGACGTTATCCGCGTCGGCCGCACCCGGAGAGATTATCAGGTGGATATCACCTCGCAGGAGAGCGTCGAGGCGCTATTTGCCCAAACGGGCGAAGTAGATGCGATTGTCTCCACCACCGGCAATCTGCACTTTGGGCCGTTAAGCACCATGACCGACAGTCAGTTCAACCTCGGGCTGCAGGACAAGCTGCTGGGGCAAATTCGCCTGGCGCTGATCGGGCAGCATTTCCTGCGTGACGGCGGGTCGATTACTCTGGTCAGCGGTATTGTCGCCCAGGAGCCCATTGCTCAGGGCGTCAATGCCACGACGGTCAACGCCGGTCTGGAAGGCTTTGTGCGCGCCGCCGCCTGCGAACTGCCACGCGGGATCCGCATCAATCTCATTAGCCCCACCGTGCTCAGCGAGTCGCTGGCGGCCTACGGCGACTTTTTCCCGGGCTTTGCCAGCGTCCCCGCCGCCGCCGTGGCGCAGGCCTATCGTCGCAGCATTGAAGGCGTTCAGACCGGCCGCATCTACCCGGTCGGCTACTAG
- a CDS encoding LysR family transcriptional regulator: MDKLRGMETFIAVVECGSFTGAASRLGLSAVMVGKYIAQLESQLATRLLERNTRRQSLTDAGRVYFDEAKRVMEQVSIAESAVERLRLAPAGTLRVSAPTSFGASVIAPLTATFLQAWPAVRVELDLTNRMVDLVDEGVDLAIRIGEIHQEDLVARYLAPYRMVICAAPAYLARYGTPGTPEDLADHLCLSHTVWTARNEWRLPGMEGEVRWKRDAILRCNDGYALRQAAIAGAGLLMQPEVLLADALTSGSLVRVLEAWTPQPRPVHLLWRQDRRPLPKLTQFIAHLQQGMADALTMTRASE; the protein is encoded by the coding sequence ATGGATAAGCTGCGAGGGATGGAGACGTTTATTGCCGTGGTGGAGTGCGGCAGCTTTACCGGGGCGGCGTCGCGCCTGGGGCTGTCGGCGGTGATGGTCGGGAAATATATCGCCCAGCTGGAAAGCCAGCTGGCGACGCGTCTGCTGGAGCGTAACACCCGACGCCAGAGCCTCACCGACGCCGGGCGGGTCTATTTTGACGAAGCGAAACGGGTGATGGAGCAGGTCTCCATCGCCGAAAGCGCGGTCGAGCGGCTGCGGCTGGCGCCCGCCGGCACCCTGCGGGTGAGCGCCCCCACCTCGTTTGGCGCCAGCGTGATCGCGCCCCTGACCGCCACCTTCCTGCAGGCCTGGCCTGCGGTCCGGGTGGAACTGGATCTGACTAACCGGATGGTCGATCTGGTGGATGAGGGGGTCGATCTGGCGATCCGGATTGGCGAGATCCATCAGGAGGATCTGGTGGCCCGCTATCTGGCGCCGTATCGGATGGTGATCTGCGCCGCGCCGGCTTATCTGGCGCGTTACGGGACCCCCGGGACGCCAGAGGATCTCGCCGATCATCTCTGCCTGTCCCATACGGTCTGGACCGCCCGCAATGAGTGGCGGCTGCCGGGCATGGAGGGGGAAGTGCGCTGGAAACGCGATGCGATTTTACGCTGCAATGATGGCTACGCGCTGCGCCAGGCGGCAATCGCCGGGGCCGGGCTGCTGATGCAGCCGGAGGTGCTGCTGGCCGATGCGCTGACCAGCGGCAGCCTGGTGCGGGTGCTGGAGGCCTGGACCCCGCAGCCGAGACCCGTGCATCTGCTCTGGCGCCAGGATCGTCGGCCCCTGCCGAAGCTGACGCAGTTTATCGCCCATCTTCAGCAGGGAATGGCCGACGCGCTGACAATGACCCGCGCGTCGGAATAA
- a CDS encoding trans-sulfuration enzyme family protein, whose protein sequence is MSSIHTLSVHSGTFTDSHGAVMPPIYATSTFAQPAPGQHTGYEYSRSGNPTRHALETAIADLENGTRGYAFASGLAAISTVLELLDKDSHLVAVDDVYGGTYRLLENVRRRSAGLQVSWVKPDDLKGIEAAIRPDTRMIWVETPTNPLLKLADLSAIAAIARRHNLISVADNTFASPAIHRPLEHGFDIVVHSATKYLNGHSDVVAGLAVVGDNSELAEKLGYLQNAVGGVLDPFSSFLTLRGIRTLALRMERHSANALQLAEWLEQQPEVERVWFPWLASHPHHQLARQQMALPGGMISVVVKGDEGYAERIISKLRWFTLAESLGGVESLVSQPFSMTHASIPLEKRLANGITPQLIRLSVGIEDPNDLIADWQQALREE, encoded by the coding sequence ATGTCATCTATCCACACCCTGAGCGTACATAGCGGAACCTTCACCGACAGCCACGGCGCAGTGATGCCGCCGATTTACGCCACCTCCACTTTTGCTCAGCCGGCGCCGGGGCAGCATACCGGCTATGAATATTCCCGCAGCGGGAACCCTACCCGCCACGCGCTGGAGACGGCGATCGCCGACCTGGAAAACGGCACGCGCGGCTACGCGTTCGCCTCCGGGCTGGCCGCCATCTCCACCGTGCTGGAGCTGCTGGATAAGGACAGTCACCTGGTGGCGGTCGATGATGTGTATGGCGGCACTTACCGCCTGCTGGAAAACGTGCGCCGCCGTAGCGCTGGTCTGCAGGTGAGCTGGGTGAAACCCGACGACCTGAAGGGGATTGAAGCGGCGATCCGCCCCGATACGCGCATGATCTGGGTGGAAACGCCCACCAACCCGCTGCTGAAGCTGGCGGATCTCAGCGCCATCGCCGCCATCGCGCGACGCCATAACCTGATCAGCGTCGCCGATAACACCTTCGCCTCGCCGGCGATCCATCGCCCGCTGGAGCATGGATTTGATATTGTGGTGCACTCCGCGACCAAATACCTCAACGGCCATTCCGATGTCGTCGCCGGCCTGGCGGTGGTTGGCGATAACTCCGAGCTCGCGGAAAAGCTTGGCTATCTGCAGAATGCGGTAGGCGGGGTACTTGACCCGTTCAGCAGCTTCCTGACGCTACGTGGTATCCGTACCCTGGCGCTGCGGATGGAGCGCCACAGCGCGAACGCGCTGCAGCTCGCCGAATGGCTGGAACAGCAGCCGGAAGTGGAGCGAGTCTGGTTCCCCTGGCTGGCCTCGCACCCGCATCATCAGTTGGCGCGGCAGCAAATGGCGCTGCCCGGCGGCATGATTTCGGTGGTGGTGAAGGGCGATGAAGGTTACGCCGAGCGCATTATCAGCAAGCTGCGCTGGTTTACGCTTGCGGAGAGCCTGGGCGGCGTGGAGAGTCTGGTGAGCCAGCCCTTCAGCATGACCCATGCCTCGATCCCGCTGGAGAAACGTCTGGCGAATGGCATCACGCCCCAGCTGATCCGCCTGTCGGTGGGGATCGAAGATCCCAACGATCTGATTGCCGACTGGCAGCAGGCGCTGCGGGAGGAGTGA
- a CDS encoding pyridoxal-phosphate dependent enzyme translates to MVMSLFHSVSDLIGHTPLLQLHKLDTGPCSLFLKLENQNPGGSIKDRVALSMINEAERQGKLAPGGTIIEATAGNTGLGLALIAAQKNYRLILVVPDKMSREKIFHLRALGATVLLTRSDVNKGHPAYYQDYARRLADETPGAFYIDQFNNDANPLAHATSTAPELYQQLEGDIDAVVVGVGSGGTLGGLQAWFAEHSPKTEFILADPAGSILADQVDTGRYGETGSWLVEGIGEDFIPPLARLEGVHTAYRVSDSEAFQTARQLLQVEGVLAGSSTGTLLSAALRYCRAQSRPKRVVTFACDSGNKYLSKMFNDDWMRQQGLIARPEQGDLSDFIALRHDEGATVTAAPDDTLAAVFTRMRLYDISQLPVLEDGHVVGIVDEWDLIRHVQGDRQRFSLPVSEAMSRHVETLDKRAPESELQAILDRGLVAVIADNARFLGLVTRSDVLTAWRNRVAQ, encoded by the coding sequence ATGGTTATGTCACTGTTTCATTCCGTGAGCGACCTGATCGGTCATACTCCCCTGCTCCAGTTGCACAAACTGGATACCGGCCCCTGCAGTCTGTTTTTAAAACTGGAAAATCAGAATCCCGGCGGGTCAATTAAAGATCGCGTTGCGCTGTCGATGATTAATGAAGCCGAGCGCCAGGGAAAACTGGCGCCCGGAGGAACGATAATCGAAGCCACCGCCGGCAACACCGGCCTCGGCCTGGCGCTGATCGCGGCGCAGAAAAATTACCGGCTGATCCTGGTGGTGCCGGACAAAATGAGCCGCGAGAAAATCTTTCACCTGCGGGCGCTGGGCGCGACGGTGCTGCTCACCCGTTCCGACGTCAATAAAGGCCACCCGGCCTATTATCAGGATTATGCCCGCCGCCTTGCCGATGAAACGCCGGGCGCCTTTTATATCGACCAGTTTAATAACGACGCCAATCCGCTGGCCCATGCCACCTCCACCGCGCCGGAGCTTTATCAGCAGCTGGAGGGCGACATTGACGCCGTCGTTGTCGGCGTCGGCTCCGGCGGCACGCTGGGCGGGCTTCAGGCCTGGTTTGCTGAACACTCGCCGAAAACGGAATTTATTCTCGCCGATCCGGCGGGTTCGATCCTTGCCGATCAGGTTGATACCGGTCGCTACGGCGAAACGGGATCCTGGCTGGTCGAAGGGATCGGCGAAGATTTTATCCCGCCTCTGGCCAGGCTGGAGGGGGTGCATACCGCGTATCGCGTCAGCGACAGCGAAGCGTTCCAGACTGCGCGCCAGCTGCTGCAGGTCGAGGGCGTGCTGGCCGGCTCTTCCACCGGCACCTTGCTCAGCGCCGCCCTGCGCTACTGCCGGGCACAAAGCCGTCCGAAACGGGTGGTGACCTTCGCCTGTGATAGCGGCAATAAATACCTGTCCAAAATGTTCAACGATGACTGGATGCGCCAGCAAGGACTGATCGCCCGGCCCGAACAGGGCGATCTCAGTGATTTTATCGCCCTGCGCCATGACGAAGGCGCCACCGTCACGGCCGCGCCGGACGACACCCTGGCCGCAGTCTTTACCCGCATGCGGCTGTATGACATCTCCCAGCTGCCGGTGCTGGAGGATGGCCACGTGGTCGGCATTGTCGATGAGTGGGATTTGATCCGCCACGTACAGGGCGATCGCCAACGCTTCTCCCTGCCGGTCAGCGAAGCGATGAGCCGCCATGTTGAAACTCTCGATAAGCGTGCGCCAGAGAGCGAACTGCAGGCTATTCTCGATCGCGGTCTGGTGGCGGTGATCGCTGACAACGCGCGTTTTCTTGGCCTGGTCACCCGCAGCGATGTTCTAACCGCCTGGCGTAACCGAGTCGCACAATAA
- a CDS encoding ATP-binding protein: MPQLLRIILIHTHLPGVVEIQLDQHTNICGTNASGKTTLQRLVPVFYGEQPNKVVPRTRKKFDEFYLPCSNSYIIYEYQRDTGDNCLVVLTGKGEGGVEYRFVSAPYHADFFLRYTEDGAKGLSYNEWSAQMRSRDDVSVSAKIGSTTEYRSIIQNDVASLRGNSTETMRLRRLAASFSLVSGNYKLRHIEKLVSAVHAGEGKMETLKTMLAAIFADDGVTLPQTKVKSSVAREWIQKMRQSLRYDKLQQEFELLQRLGLKLDDTEAQLAALHPLLRNDEQTQKQKRADAEQQLIQRRGELVQLEDYFNQQSRELNDQLSKTQSELKTVQSWLDYVQEENDRYERKDIRLLQTHMDELPQWREALLAQSEQYQLMQDQVGELSRKFEQHKAKLQEAFYHQNQLNQQKIQDCQREKEGIRDKFDSQKEIFRQHFEERKQQQENHYGEQLEIISRDRTTISIELKHSPLTAEEHEERQIAELRIEQAQECSLQLGERRQNAQKKLSEARKQQDSAEKQLHDARANLHQAEEQLQQLHRQLDPEQGTLRYFLRSRYEGWEQNLGRVLNENLLERKDLQPDLRELSESLYGLQLELSVLDMPDFAQDEASIRHSLDKAEQIRAHAEEVKKTAEASFQEQHQNVRFLQSQADECERQYQRQNQEVGYARDARTRLIAEHGALEQERQQEKRARLSTLEKAHIELTQQKEHDLRALTDEHNAQTLQWSVDLQSEQQQIDEKVEELSRQINKKRADMEEQIRIFQQALDDDLANKGIDPREVKILRERIETLKKDIQSVEERRDELTEWLRFIKLDWEQLRPEKQKQEGELSQQKRELLQSERQLKAEYQNKKDRLNDERKHYDTLMRQAGELVSQLKVLLDRLLPLPLAEIVPAYIDSAADINERMSRTSDMLEQHASVTRTLESKLNEFKSRFNQDADPTFLELLDSEIGKLPDPSRTRQQLPILEKLLQLLKDKQQQLLEMGENIGGDLKKFFDVFSDINRRISQQSRRLSDAVTDDLQLEGINKSEVRILSTIDQLRFWKPLKRFAQSYSDWRSSGQQLPPESYLNALMDVVELLHADERFTMESLLNLELHLNEGGEDIVIKNDRQLLEASSHGMAYLILCKYLLAFTRLLRGKSDAVIHWPIDEIGTLAYHNVEKLFIACSHNNIVIVGAFPNAESDVLMLFKHRYLLDADQLEPTQRRLKRIQPKVSRLSARLAQMEQEAI, encoded by the coding sequence ATGCCACAACTGCTTCGTATCATTCTTATACACACTCACCTGCCTGGCGTTGTTGAAATTCAACTGGATCAGCATACCAATATTTGTGGAACTAATGCTTCCGGGAAAACAACTCTGCAACGCCTCGTCCCGGTTTTCTACGGTGAACAGCCCAATAAAGTGGTGCCAAGAACGCGGAAGAAGTTCGACGAGTTTTATCTCCCTTGCAGCAATAGCTATATTATTTATGAATACCAGCGAGATACTGGCGACAATTGCCTGGTTGTTTTGACGGGTAAAGGTGAGGGGGGCGTAGAATATCGTTTTGTTAGCGCGCCTTATCATGCGGACTTTTTCCTTCGCTATACCGAAGATGGTGCGAAAGGGCTGAGTTATAACGAATGGTCTGCTCAGATGCGCAGCCGGGATGACGTCTCAGTTTCAGCCAAAATAGGTTCAACGACGGAGTACCGCAGCATCATTCAGAATGATGTAGCGTCATTACGCGGTAATTCGACGGAGACGATGCGGTTACGTCGTTTGGCGGCATCGTTTAGTCTGGTGAGTGGTAACTATAAGCTCAGACATATTGAGAAATTAGTGAGCGCCGTTCATGCCGGTGAAGGCAAAATGGAAACGCTCAAAACCATGCTGGCGGCGATTTTTGCCGATGATGGTGTTACGCTCCCGCAAACAAAAGTAAAAAGCAGCGTTGCGCGGGAATGGATCCAAAAAATGCGCCAGTCTCTGCGTTACGATAAATTGCAGCAGGAGTTTGAGCTCTTACAGCGCCTGGGCCTGAAACTGGATGATACCGAGGCGCAGTTAGCCGCGCTTCACCCTCTGTTAAGAAATGATGAACAAACTCAGAAGCAGAAAAGGGCGGATGCAGAACAGCAACTTATTCAGCGGCGAGGAGAGCTTGTCCAATTAGAGGATTATTTTAATCAACAGAGTCGTGAACTGAACGATCAATTAAGTAAAACACAAAGCGAATTAAAAACGGTTCAGTCATGGCTGGATTATGTCCAGGAAGAAAACGATCGTTATGAACGTAAAGATATCCGCCTTTTGCAGACGCACATGGACGAATTACCTCAGTGGCGAGAGGCGCTTTTAGCGCAAAGTGAGCAATATCAGCTTATGCAGGATCAAGTGGGGGAGCTTTCCAGAAAATTTGAACAGCACAAAGCAAAACTTCAGGAAGCCTTTTACCACCAAAATCAGTTGAACCAGCAAAAAATTCAGGATTGCCAGCGGGAAAAAGAGGGCATCAGGGATAAATTTGATAGCCAGAAAGAGATATTTCGGCAGCACTTCGAAGAGCGAAAACAACAGCAGGAAAACCACTATGGTGAACAACTGGAGATTATTTCTCGCGATCGGACGACTATTAGCATTGAGCTTAAACATTCCCCGTTAACCGCTGAAGAGCATGAAGAACGCCAGATTGCAGAGTTGCGTATTGAGCAGGCTCAGGAGTGTTCATTGCAACTGGGCGAGCGACGACAAAATGCGCAGAAAAAGCTGTCCGAGGCCCGCAAACAGCAAGATAGCGCAGAAAAGCAACTGCACGATGCCCGCGCCAACCTGCATCAGGCTGAGGAACAATTGCAGCAACTGCATCGCCAGTTGGATCCTGAACAGGGAACATTACGCTACTTCTTGCGTTCACGCTACGAGGGTTGGGAGCAGAATTTAGGCAGGGTTCTGAATGAAAACCTGCTGGAACGTAAAGACTTGCAGCCTGATCTAAGGGAGCTGTCGGAATCGCTGTACGGCCTGCAACTGGAATTAAGTGTGCTGGATATGCCGGATTTTGCGCAGGATGAAGCTTCAATTCGACACAGTCTTGATAAGGCAGAGCAAATCAGGGCGCATGCTGAAGAGGTGAAGAAAACGGCAGAAGCCAGCTTTCAGGAGCAGCATCAGAACGTCAGGTTCCTACAATCACAAGCGGACGAGTGTGAAAGACAATATCAACGCCAAAATCAGGAAGTCGGCTATGCCCGTGATGCCCGTACTCGTTTAATCGCAGAGCATGGGGCGCTGGAGCAAGAACGCCAGCAGGAAAAACGAGCTCGCTTAAGCACATTAGAAAAAGCGCATATTGAATTAACACAGCAGAAAGAACACGATCTCCGCGCGTTAACGGACGAACATAATGCGCAAACGCTGCAATGGAGTGTCGACCTTCAAAGTGAACAGCAGCAAATTGATGAGAAGGTGGAAGAACTGTCCCGGCAGATAAACAAAAAACGCGCCGATATGGAAGAACAGATAAGAATATTCCAGCAGGCTCTGGACGATGATTTAGCGAATAAGGGAATTGATCCCCGCGAAGTTAAAATATTACGGGAGCGCATTGAAACGTTAAAAAAAGATATTCAGTCGGTTGAAGAACGTCGGGATGAGCTGACCGAATGGCTGCGTTTTATCAAACTTGACTGGGAACAGCTGCGCCCTGAGAAACAGAAGCAGGAAGGTGAACTCTCTCAGCAGAAGCGTGAACTGTTGCAATCAGAACGTCAGTTAAAAGCAGAGTATCAGAATAAAAAAGACAGGCTTAATGATGAGAGAAAGCACTATGATACGTTGATGCGTCAGGCTGGTGAACTTGTTAGTCAGTTAAAGGTATTGCTGGACCGATTATTGCCTCTGCCGCTGGCCGAAATTGTTCCGGCTTATATTGATTCCGCCGCTGATATCAATGAGCGGATGTCACGTACCAGTGATATGCTGGAGCAACACGCCAGCGTGACCCGTACGCTGGAGAGCAAACTGAATGAGTTTAAGTCACGCTTTAATCAGGATGCAGACCCTACTTTCCTTGAATTATTGGACTCTGAAATTGGTAAATTACCCGATCCTTCAAGGACCCGGCAGCAGTTGCCAATACTTGAGAAACTTCTACAGCTTCTTAAAGATAAACAGCAGCAATTGCTGGAGATGGGAGAAAATATCGGTGGCGATCTGAAAAAATTCTTTGATGTTTTCAGTGATATCAATCGCCGAATTTCGCAACAAAGTCGACGCTTAAGCGATGCGGTTACCGACGATTTGCAACTGGAAGGCATCAATAAATCAGAGGTTCGCATTTTATCTACTATCGACCAATTACGATTCTGGAAACCATTAAAGCGCTTTGCTCAAAGCTATAGTGACTGGCGTTCGTCTGGTCAGCAACTCCCTCCCGAAAGCTATTTGAATGCCCTGATGGATGTGGTTGAGCTGCTGCATGCCGATGAGCGTTTCACTATGGAATCGTTATTAAACCTCGAACTTCATCTTAATGAAGGTGGGGAAGATATTGTTATCAAAAACGATCGCCAGCTACTGGAAGCGTCAAGCCATGGTATGGCCTATCTGATCTTGTGCAAGTATCTTTTGGCGTTCACGCGTTTATTAAGAGGCAAATCAGACGCCGTTATTCACTGGCCTATTGATGAAATCGGCACGCTGGCTTACCACAATGTGGAGAAATTATTTATTGCCTGTAGCCATAATAATATTGTAATTGTGGGCGCTTTTCCGAATGCGGAGTCTGATGTGTTAATGCTGTTTAAGCACCGTTATTTGCTTGATGCCGATCAGCTTGAGCCGACTCAGCGCAGGCTGAAAAGGATCCAGCCGAAAGTGAGCCGCCTTTCTGCCCGACTGGCGCAGATGGAACAGGAGGCAATATAA
- a CDS encoding condensin complex protein MksE → MLEYGLLIKRLLTGEFICRINDPDAYRHLQDESARQAMDNYLRPLNYRIVSNETQTVYYAGFCEMNHDTRSQLMNQFKDIISSLLPLLEWLQLIQETQGRESTLTAGDYIRLSEIMTRVEDNQSLQQRLNQLSSDRFFNCRSDSIDLQLKQIFRRLKEHGYVRQPNAEQQIFIATGKIDYLIDVIRFIRDEEHLPVEDTPPVQQELL, encoded by the coding sequence ATGCTGGAATATGGACTTTTAATCAAAAGGCTACTGACCGGGGAATTTATTTGCCGTATCAACGACCCAGATGCTTATCGTCATTTACAGGATGAGAGTGCCCGGCAAGCGATGGACAACTATTTGCGCCCTCTTAACTACAGAATTGTCAGTAATGAAACGCAAACTGTCTATTATGCGGGCTTTTGTGAGATGAATCACGATACCCGCAGCCAACTGATGAATCAGTTTAAGGACATTATCTCTTCTCTGCTGCCTCTGCTTGAGTGGTTACAACTCATACAGGAGACGCAAGGGCGGGAGAGTACGCTGACAGCCGGCGACTATATCAGGTTGTCGGAAATCATGACGCGTGTAGAGGATAATCAGAGTCTGCAACAGCGTCTGAATCAGCTTTCCAGCGATCGTTTTTTCAATTGTCGAAGTGATTCCATTGATCTCCAGCTCAAACAAATTTTTCGGCGTTTGAAAGAGCACGGCTATGTCAGACAACCCAACGCCGAGCAGCAGATATTTATTGCTACGGGGAAAATTGATTATTTGATTGATGTGATCCGCTTTATCCGTGATGAAGAGCATTTACCGGTTGAAGACACACCGCCTGTTCAGCAGGAGCTTCTGTAA